A stretch of Chitinophagaceae bacterium DNA encodes these proteins:
- a CDS encoding sodium:solute symporter, which translates to MSPLLLFSFVIGYFILLLGVAYVTSRNSNNESFFIGNRSSNWMLVAFGMIGTSLSGVTFVSVPGGVGGGNFYYFQIVLGYLLGYMVIAFVLIPLYYRMNLTSIYTYLERRFGINAHKAGAFFFILSRVVGATARLYLVISILQIFIFDKLGIPFELTAFVILVLILLYTFEGGVKTIIYTDTLQTTGMLLGLVVCIIVIIRAMGLDFGSTLSLLNEKGYTKIFNTDVKAGSFFLKHIIGGMFIAIAMTGLDQEMMQKNISVKTIKDSQKNIMSFTAVLMVVNFLFLFLGGILYLYAGTNNINVAPDDLFPTIALSDAFSGSIGIIFIIALISALFPSVDGAITSLTSCFCIDILGINKTEGTEKEKKRTRLKVHFTFAVVFFLMVLIFKAVNDKLIIDFILKFAGITYGPLLGLFSFGILTKRQLNDKLIWTVCIIAPLMALGLDMLSSPEWYEKKLHVSLGLRAISENLFSGYKIGNELILINGIFTFIGLWLISRKDSGKAVISA; encoded by the coding sequence ATGTCGCCCCTTCTGTTGTTTTCATTTGTAATAGGGTATTTTATCCTGTTGCTGGGAGTTGCCTATGTTACTTCACGCAATTCCAACAACGAATCTTTTTTTATCGGCAACCGCAGCAGTAACTGGATGCTGGTGGCATTTGGCATGATCGGTACCTCACTCAGCGGGGTAACCTTTGTGAGTGTGCCCGGCGGTGTGGGTGGGGGCAATTTCTATTATTTCCAGATCGTGCTTGGATACCTGCTCGGGTACATGGTGATCGCTTTTGTATTGATACCGCTGTATTACCGGATGAACCTTACGTCCATTTACACGTACCTGGAAAGGCGGTTTGGGATCAATGCCCATAAGGCCGGTGCATTTTTTTTCATACTGTCCCGTGTGGTGGGGGCCACCGCCCGTTTATACCTTGTAATAAGCATTCTGCAGATCTTCATCTTCGACAAACTCGGGATCCCCTTTGAATTGACCGCCTTTGTTATTTTGGTGCTCATCCTGTTGTATACGTTTGAGGGCGGCGTGAAAACGATCATTTATACCGATACCCTGCAAACAACCGGTATGCTGCTTGGCCTGGTGGTTTGTATCATTGTCATCATACGGGCCATGGGGCTTGACTTTGGAAGCACGTTGTCGCTGCTGAATGAGAAAGGCTATACAAAGATCTTCAATACGGATGTAAAGGCCGGCTCTTTTTTCCTGAAGCACATCATTGGGGGTATGTTCATTGCCATTGCCATGACCGGGCTTGACCAGGAGATGATGCAGAAGAATATCAGCGTTAAGACCATTAAAGACTCCCAGAAGAATATCATGTCGTTCACGGCGGTGCTGATGGTGGTGAATTTTTTGTTCTTGTTCTTAGGCGGTATCCTGTATTTGTATGCCGGCACAAATAATATCAACGTTGCCCCCGATGACCTTTTTCCCACCATTGCATTGAGCGATGCATTCAGCGGATCGATCGGCATTATATTCATCATTGCCTTGATCTCGGCCCTGTTCCCGAGCGTGGATGGCGCCATAACCTCCCTAACTTCCTGTTTTTGCATCGACATTTTGGGGATCAATAAAACGGAGGGGACCGAAAAGGAAAAGAAACGGACAAGGCTGAAAGTGCACTTTACCTTTGCGGTGGTGTTTTTCCTGATGGTATTGATCTTTAAAGCAGTCAACGATAAGCTGATCATCGACTTTATCCTGAAATTTGCAGGCATTACCTACGGGCCGTTGCTCGGGTTGTTCTCTTTTGGCATATTGACAAAAAGGCAACTGAACGATAAGCTGATCTGGACCGTTTGTATCATAGCGCCATTGATGGCGCTAGGCCTGGATATGCTGAGCAGCCCGGAGTGGTACGAAAAGAAACTGCATGTTTCGCTGGGGCTGAGAGCGATATCAGAAAACCTATTCAGTGGGTATAAGATCGGGAATGAATTGATACTCATAAACGGCATTTTTACTTTTATTGGCTTATGGCTTATTTCAAGGAAAGATAGCGGCAAAGCTGTCATTTCTGCCTAA
- a CDS encoding TIGR00730 family Rossman fold protein has translation MQIRSLAVFCGSKSGNNPLFEKQARDLGYLLAEKKVELIYGGGNKGIMGAVANAVLERSGKVTGIIPSILKDREHHHEGITELIIVDNMHTRKKMLYEKCDAAIILPGGFGTMDEFFEMLTWNQLSIHDKRIFILNTAGYYDHLLSLAAVMQQEGFLYDKIEDRLVVVTSPGEISSYLG, from the coding sequence ATGCAGATAAGATCGCTGGCAGTTTTTTGCGGCTCCAAATCCGGCAACAATCCATTATTTGAAAAACAGGCCAGGGACCTTGGGTATTTACTGGCAGAAAAAAAAGTAGAACTTATTTATGGCGGCGGCAATAAAGGCATCATGGGTGCCGTGGCCAATGCCGTACTGGAGCGGTCCGGGAAAGTGACCGGTATCATTCCCTCCATTTTAAAAGACAGGGAACATCACCACGAAGGCATCACGGAACTGATCATCGTTGACAATATGCATACCCGTAAAAAAATGCTCTATGAAAAATGTGATGCCGCCATCATACTGCCCGGGGGATTTGGCACGATGGACGAATTTTTTGAGATGCTCACCTGGAACCAGCTGAGCATTCACGATAAAAGAATATTCATCCTGAACACGGCCGGTTATTACGATCACTTACTATCGCTTGCAGCCGTAATGCAGCAGGAAGGTTTCCTCTATGATAAAATTGAAGACAGGCTGGTGGTGG